From Echinicola soli, a single genomic window includes:
- the rlmB gene encoding 23S rRNA (guanosine(2251)-2'-O)-methyltransferase RlmB, whose product MEKRKDGFLIEKGAHEKDFIFGTRAVMEALHAQKDIDKILVNKELNNELIKELLSQAKQDRVPVVKVPEAKLNRITRKNHQGVVAHMSAIQYASIDNVITECFSKGVDPLILVLDRITDVRNFGAIARTAECAGVHAIIIPEKGAAQINSDAVKTSAGALNFLPVCRARNLHFMVKDLKKMGLNIVSCTEKTERKMYDADYTVPTAIIMGSEEDGISDDLMELSDEFVRIPMAGNIESLNVSVASGVLIYEIIRQRTK is encoded by the coding sequence ATGGAGAAGCGGAAAGATGGCTTTCTGATCGAAAAGGGAGCGCACGAAAAAGATTTCATATTTGGCACTAGAGCAGTGATGGAAGCCCTCCATGCGCAGAAAGACATTGACAAAATCCTGGTGAACAAGGAGCTGAACAATGAACTGATCAAGGAACTCCTCAGCCAGGCGAAACAAGACCGCGTACCGGTGGTAAAAGTCCCTGAGGCCAAGCTGAACAGGATCACGCGCAAGAACCATCAAGGCGTCGTGGCACACATGTCTGCCATACAATATGCTTCCATCGATAATGTCATCACGGAGTGTTTTTCCAAAGGTGTAGATCCCCTGATTTTGGTATTGGACAGGATTACTGATGTGAGAAACTTTGGTGCCATAGCCAGAACGGCCGAATGCGCTGGCGTACATGCCATCATTATTCCTGAAAAAGGCGCTGCCCAGATCAATTCCGACGCTGTAAAAACCTCTGCGGGAGCACTTAACTTTTTACCTGTTTGCAGGGCCAGGAATCTCCATTTTATGGTGAAGGACCTTAAAAAAATGGGATTAAATATCGTCAGCTGTACTGAAAAAACGGAGCGAAAAATGTACGATGCAGATTACACTGTACCTACAGCCATCATCATGGGCTCTGAAGAAGACGGCATATCCGATGACCTGATGGAACTGAGTGATGAATTTGTCCGCATCCCCATGGCCGGCAATATTGAAAGCCTCAATGTATCAGTGGCCAGTGGTGTATTGATCTACGAAATCATCCGACAACGAACCAAATAA